A genome region from Pseudanabaena sp. Chao 1811 includes the following:
- the secY gene encoding preprotein translocase subunit SecY encodes MVVSKGKTPTAQETFLQMAQAAGLRGRLLVTVGVLILVRLGIYLPLPGVDRLRFTEIVRNNAVVNFLDIFSGGGLSLLGIFALGILPFINASIIMQLMTSALPTLENLQKNEGEAGRRKISQYTRYVAFVWAIIQSWGLGVWVQNSGVLSEVSSNWLTIGDGRVIFSSFIFQTTVALAAGSMFVMWAGELITEKGVGNGASLLIFISIVANLPKSLGDTISLAQKDSSRVGGVILLLVIFLIMIIGIVFVQEGTRRIPIISARRQVGRKLYREQASYLPLRLNQGGVMPIIFASSVMILPAYLSQSINNEVFVSIATWISPSGAGHIPVYMLLILGFSFFYSTLVLNPIELSQNLKKMGSSIPTVRPGKATSDYISGVLNRLTLLGSIFLCGIAIIPSALEKATGVSTFSGIGATSLLILVGVAIETSKQIQTYVISQRYEGMVKQ; translated from the coding sequence ATGGTTGTCAGCAAAGGCAAAACTCCGACAGCCCAAGAAACTTTTTTACAAATGGCTCAAGCCGCAGGATTGCGGGGACGTTTGTTAGTTACTGTGGGCGTTTTGATATTAGTTAGATTAGGCATTTATTTACCATTACCAGGAGTAGATCGCCTAAGATTTACAGAAATTGTCAGAAATAACGCTGTAGTTAATTTCTTAGATATTTTCTCAGGTGGTGGCTTGTCACTACTTGGTATTTTTGCCCTTGGCATTTTGCCATTTATTAATGCTTCAATCATCATGCAGTTGATGACTTCAGCATTACCAACCTTAGAAAATCTTCAAAAAAACGAAGGTGAAGCTGGTAGAAGAAAGATTTCTCAATATACTCGCTATGTTGCCTTTGTCTGGGCGATCATTCAAAGTTGGGGTTTAGGAGTCTGGGTACAAAACTCAGGGGTACTATCAGAGGTCAGTTCCAATTGGCTCACGATTGGTGATGGTAGGGTAATTTTCTCTAGCTTCATTTTTCAGACAACTGTTGCTTTAGCGGCAGGTTCTATGTTTGTGATGTGGGCAGGTGAGCTAATTACTGAGAAAGGCGTTGGTAACGGCGCATCCTTACTTATCTTTATTAGTATTGTCGCTAACCTACCAAAGTCCTTGGGGGATACGATCTCTCTTGCTCAAAAAGATAGTTCGCGAGTTGGCGGAGTAATCTTATTGCTAGTGATCTTCTTGATCATGATCATTGGCATTGTATTTGTGCAAGAAGGGACAAGACGGATTCCGATTATCTCAGCACGTCGTCAAGTGGGACGCAAGCTCTATCGGGAACAAGCATCTTATTTACCCTTGCGCTTAAACCAAGGCGGGGTTATGCCTATCATCTTTGCTTCATCGGTGATGATCTTGCCTGCCTATTTAAGCCAAAGTATTAATAACGAAGTATTTGTATCGATCGCCACTTGGATTTCTCCTAGCGGTGCGGGTCACATTCCCGTGTATATGCTACTGATTTTGGGCTTTAGTTTCTTCTATTCGACACTTGTGTTGAATCCGATTGAGTTATCGCAAAACCTCAAGAAAATGGGTAGCAGCATTCCGACAGTACGTCCAGGTAAAGCAACTTCTGATTACATCAGTGGTGTTTTAAACCGACTAACCCTACTCGGTTCGATATTCCTATGTGGAATTGCCATTATTCCTAGTGCCTTGGAAAAGGCAACTGGTGTATCTACCTTTAGTGGTATTGGTGCAACTTCTTTACTGATTTTGGTTGGTGTGGCGATCGAAACTTCAAAACAAATTCAAACATATGTAATTTCTCAACGTTATGAAGGTATGGTTAAACAATAA
- the rplO gene encoding 50S ribosomal protein L15: MRIDDLQPQEGSQHRKRRIGRGIAAGQGASGGFGMRGQKSRSGRPTRPGFEGGQIPLYRRVPKLKHFTIVNPKHFTIVNLDQLSGLPKGTVVTLDSLMDAGIITQNDGVLRVLGRGEISVALTVRAHSITASAKAKIEAAGGTVEVTA; this comes from the coding sequence ATGAGAATTGACGATCTTCAGCCTCAAGAAGGCTCACAGCATCGCAAACGTCGGATTGGACGTGGTATTGCCGCAGGGCAAGGTGCTAGCGGTGGATTTGGTATGCGTGGTCAAAAGTCTCGTTCAGGTCGCCCCACCAGACCTGGATTTGAAGGTGGTCAAATCCCCCTTTACAGACGAGTACCCAAACTTAAGCACTTCACAATTGTAAATCCTAAGCATTTCACAATTGTAAATCTTGATCAATTAAGTGGATTACCTAAGGGTACTGTCGTAACTCTTGATTCCTTAATGGATGCAGGAATTATTACTCAAAATGATGGTGTACTGCGCGTATTAGGAAGAGGAGAAATTAGTGTAGCGCTAACTGTTCGCGCTCATTCAATTACTGCCTCTGCTAAAGCAAAAATTGAAGCGGCTGGCGGGACTGTAGAAGTTACAGCGTAA
- the rplF gene encoding 50S ribosomal protein L6 — protein MSRIGKRPIPLPPKVAVSIAGQEVTVKGPKGELKRVLPNTVEVLQEENTLIVNRVNESRPARQQHGLFRTLVANMVEGVSTGFQRKLEIQGVGYRANLNGSNVVLTVGYSHTVDIVPPTGVSLAVEDASGKKVPQGTFIVVEGIDKEVVGNLAAKIRAVRPPEVYKGKGIRYFGEFVRRKAGKTGKK, from the coding sequence ATGTCTCGTATTGGAAAACGTCCCATTCCTCTGCCTCCCAAAGTTGCGGTCTCCATCGCAGGGCAAGAGGTGACAGTCAAAGGACCTAAGGGTGAACTCAAGCGTGTACTACCGAATACGGTAGAAGTGCTTCAAGAAGAAAACACCTTGATTGTCAATCGCGTTAATGAATCCCGACCTGCTCGTCAGCAGCATGGTCTCTTCCGTACACTCGTCGCCAACATGGTTGAAGGTGTATCTACTGGATTTCAGCGCAAATTAGAAATTCAAGGGGTTGGTTATCGTGCCAACCTTAATGGCAGCAATGTAGTATTGACAGTTGGCTATAGCCATACCGTTGATATTGTGCCTCCTACAGGAGTTTCCCTTGCAGTTGAAGATGCCTCTGGGAAGAAAGTACCTCAAGGAACATTTATTGTCGTTGAAGGTATCGACAAAGAAGTTGTCGGTAACTTAGCTGCCAAAATTCGTGCTGTACGTCCACCTGAAGTTTACAAAGGTAAGGGTATTCGCTACTTCGGTGAATTCGTCAGACGTAAGGCTGGTAAGACTGGTAAGAAGTAA
- the infA gene encoding translation initiation factor IF-1 codes for MSKEDAIEMEGTVTESLPNAMFRVALDNGFNVLAHISGKIRRNYIKILPGDRVKVELTPYDLTKGRITYRLKNQGGGKK; via the coding sequence TTGTCAAAAGAAGATGCTATTGAAATGGAAGGGACGGTAACTGAGTCACTTCCTAATGCTATGTTTCGAGTTGCCCTCGATAATGGCTTTAATGTACTTGCTCATATTTCGGGTAAGATTCGTCGTAACTACATTAAGATTTTGCCAGGCGATCGCGTTAAGGTGGAGCTAACACCCTATGACCTCACTAAAGGACGCATTACTTACCGCCTCAAGAACCAAGGCGGCGGCAAAAAGTAG
- the rplX gene encoding 50S ribosomal protein L24 has protein sequence MPFKPKPEYRGNRKSFKIHVRKDDLVQVISGSSKGTVGKVLQVFPKDSTIIVEGVNVKTKHVKPQADGESGQIITREFPIHSSKVLLYSEKEKTASRSAFTFTEDGKKVRMLKKTGEIIDSVKTDKK, from the coding sequence ATGCCCTTCAAACCCAAGCCCGAATATCGTGGAAATCGCAAGTCTTTTAAGATCCATGTCCGAAAAGACGATCTAGTACAAGTAATTTCAGGAAGTTCTAAGGGAACTGTTGGCAAAGTCCTCCAAGTTTTCCCTAAAGACAGCACCATCATCGTTGAGGGTGTCAATGTCAAGACTAAACATGTCAAGCCTCAAGCTGATGGTGAGTCTGGACAAATCATCACTCGCGAGTTTCCCATTCACAGTTCTAAAGTTTTGTTGTATTCAGAGAAGGAAAAGACCGCTAGTCGTTCTGCCTTCACCTTTACAGAAGATGGCAAGAAGGTGAGAATGCTCAAGAAAACTGGCGAAATCATCGATTCTGTCAAGACTGACAAGAAATAG
- the rpsQ gene encoding 30S ribosomal protein S17: MAVKEKVGVVVSDKMQKTVVVAVENRTSHPKYGKIVVKTTKFKAHDEEDKTREGDRVKIRETRPLSRTKRWEVVEILSSSSEA, translated from the coding sequence ATGGCAGTAAAAGAGAAAGTTGGCGTTGTCGTCAGCGATAAAATGCAGAAAACGGTAGTTGTAGCGGTCGAAAACCGTACTTCTCACCCCAAATATGGAAAAATCGTGGTCAAAACGACTAAGTTTAAAGCCCACGATGAAGAAGATAAAACCCGTGAAGGCGATCGCGTCAAAATTCGGGAAACCCGTCCCCTCAGCCGTACAAAGCGATGGGAAGTTGTAGAGATTCTCTCATCTAGCTCGGAAGCATAA
- the rplR gene encoding 50S ribosomal protein L18 gives MSASSRRQATISRHKRIRKGLSGTSERPRLSIYRSNNHIVAQVIDDVAQHTLVAASTLESDVRGAVSSTANSEASAKVGALIAERAIAKGITKVVFDRGGNLYHGRVQALAEAAREAGLEF, from the coding sequence ATGAGTGCTAGTAGTCGTAGACAAGCAACCATAAGCCGCCATAAGCGCATTCGTAAAGGGCTATCAGGCACATCCGAACGCCCTCGCTTATCCATTTATCGCTCTAACAATCACATTGTGGCGCAAGTGATTGATGATGTAGCTCAACATACTCTTGTTGCCGCATCTACTCTCGAGTCAGACGTTCGTGGGGCTGTTAGTTCCACAGCAAATTCTGAAGCATCGGCAAAGGTCGGCGCATTGATTGCAGAAAGAGCGATCGCCAAGGGAATTACCAAAGTCGTATTCGATCGCGGTGGTAACCTCTATCATGGAAGAGTCCAAGCTCTCGCTGAAGCTGCTCGCGAAGCAGGTCTCGAATTCTAA
- the rplN gene encoding 50S ribosomal protein L14 has product MIQQESYLNVADNSGAKKLLCIRVLAGGNRAFGAVGDVIIATVKDAAPNMPVKKSDVVRAVIVRTKASINRESGMRIRFDDNAAVIINQDGNPKGTRVFGPVARELRDKNFTKIISLAPEVL; this is encoded by the coding sequence ATGATTCAACAAGAGTCTTATCTAAACGTTGCGGATAATAGTGGAGCCAAAAAGCTCCTATGTATCCGCGTATTGGCAGGCGGTAATCGTGCCTTTGGTGCAGTTGGCGATGTAATTATTGCCACTGTTAAAGACGCTGCGCCTAATATGCCAGTTAAAAAATCTGATGTTGTCCGCGCCGTAATTGTTCGTACCAAAGCATCAATCAACCGTGAAAGCGGTATGAGAATTCGTTTTGACGACAATGCTGCTGTAATCATCAACCAAGACGGCAACCCCAAAGGAACGCGCGTATTTGGTCCTGTTGCGCGTGAGTTGCGGGATAAAAACTTCACCAAAATTATCTCCTTAGCGCCAGAGGTACTGTAA
- a CDS encoding adenylate kinase — protein MPRVILMGPPGAGKGTQGEILATEWQVPKIAPGDIFRAEIKQGTELGLKVKSYSDSGRLVPDAVVIEVIESRLRQPDTQSGWILDGFPRTVAQAEALDVLLAELNQPYDSVINLDVPDQFLIDRLKARAIDQGRADDTEDVIKNRLEEYNAKTRPLLEFYGHKVKQIDGTPSMPEVTETIKQFLA, from the coding sequence ATGCCTAGAGTGATTTTGATGGGTCCCCCTGGGGCTGGTAAGGGTACACAAGGCGAAATTTTGGCTACTGAATGGCAAGTACCCAAAATTGCACCTGGTGATATTTTTCGAGCTGAAATTAAGCAAGGTACGGAGTTAGGGCTAAAGGTTAAGTCCTATAGTGACTCTGGCAGACTAGTTCCTGATGCTGTAGTAATTGAAGTGATCGAGTCGCGCTTGAGACAACCTGACACTCAATCTGGTTGGATTCTCGACGGATTTCCACGCACAGTTGCCCAAGCTGAAGCCTTAGATGTTTTACTAGCAGAATTGAATCAACCCTACGATTCCGTGATTAATCTCGATGTACCAGATCAGTTTTTGATCGATCGCCTCAAAGCAAGGGCAATTGATCAAGGACGTGCTGATGACACTGAAGATGTAATCAAGAATCGATTGGAGGAATACAATGCCAAAACAAGACCTCTGCTAGAATTTTATGGTCATAAGGTTAAGCAGATTGATGGCACACCGTCGATGCCAGAAGTAACTGAAACAATCAAACAATTCCTTGCATAG
- the rsmD gene encoding 16S rRNA (guanine(966)-N(2))-methyltransferase RsmD, giving the protein MSIRIKGDRAIKTPTGLSTRPTPSKVRAAVFNILQNHINGANWLDICAGSGAMGAEALVRGANQVVGIELSAIACRIVNENWQKVAKPHQAFQVIKGDAVKVLPKLQPKFFDLVYFDPPYQSDLYQPVLQTLPPLLAEDAIVIAECDRLRPLPDVISDLVCSDRRQYGQTSLVFYRLT; this is encoded by the coding sequence GTGTCTATTCGCATTAAAGGCGATCGCGCGATCAAAACACCAACGGGTTTATCTACGCGCCCAACGCCAAGTAAGGTGAGGGCGGCGGTTTTTAATATTCTTCAAAACCATATTAACGGTGCAAATTGGTTAGATATTTGTGCTGGTTCAGGGGCGATGGGGGCAGAGGCTCTAGTTCGTGGTGCTAATCAGGTTGTGGGGATTGAACTATCGGCGATCGCTTGTCGAATTGTGAATGAAAATTGGCAAAAAGTTGCGAAACCCCATCAAGCTTTTCAAGTGATTAAAGGTGATGCTGTGAAAGTTTTGCCAAAATTACAGCCTAAATTTTTTGACTTAGTTTATTTTGATCCGCCCTACCAAAGCGATTTATATCAACCTGTACTCCAAACTTTGCCACCATTGCTTGCTGAGGATGCGATTGTGATTGCCGAATGCGATCGCTTACGTCCGCTTCCTGATGTGATTAGCGATTTGGTTTGTAGTGATCGTCGCCAGTATGGACAAACTTCTTTAGTTTTTTACCGATTGACGTAA
- the rpsE gene encoding 30S ribosomal protein S5 encodes MAKNRESRPGGGRDSGGGDSGDNRDEKRKGKRDSKKNDRARTEKESEWQERVVQIRRVTKVVKGGKKLSFRAIVVVGNEKGQVGVGVGKAADVINAVKKGVADARKHAIDVPLTKANSIPHPTNGIGGGAKVIIRPASPGTGVIAGGAVRTVLELAGVKNILAKQLGSSSPLNNARAAINALSTLRTFGEVARSRGITLEQLFN; translated from the coding sequence ATGGCTAAGAATAGAGAATCAAGACCAGGTGGTGGTCGCGACAGTGGCGGTGGCGACAGTGGCGATAACCGCGATGAAAAACGTAAAGGTAAGCGTGATAGTAAGAAAAACGATCGCGCTCGTACCGAAAAAGAATCCGAATGGCAAGAACGTGTTGTCCAAATCCGCCGTGTAACTAAGGTAGTTAAAGGTGGTAAAAAACTCAGCTTCCGTGCGATCGTGGTCGTCGGTAATGAGAAAGGACAAGTTGGTGTTGGTGTTGGTAAAGCAGCCGACGTAATTAACGCTGTCAAAAAAGGTGTCGCCGATGCTAGAAAGCACGCGATCGACGTACCTCTGACCAAAGCTAACTCCATTCCTCATCCTACCAATGGTATTGGCGGTGGCGCTAAAGTCATTATCCGTCCCGCATCTCCAGGTACTGGGGTAATTGCTGGTGGAGCAGTAAGAACCGTCCTCGAACTTGCTGGAGTAAAAAACATTTTGGCAAAGCAATTAGGTTCCAGCAGTCCCTTGAACAACGCTCGCGCAGCAATTAACGCACTTTCAACATTGCGTACCTTTGGTGAAGTTGCCAGATCGCGTGGTATTACCCTTGAGCAGCTATTTAATTAA
- a CDS encoding DedA family protein: MQEWITNTMNSLGYLGIGLLMFLENLFPPIPSELIMPLAGYTATLPNSQIQVLPAIAVGVIGTIVGAIPWYYAGLLLGQQRLQLLAERYGKWIGISSEDIGKSVRWFQKHGAKAVLLGRLVPGIRTLISIPAGISKMPIIPFFFYSTIGTIGWVSLLTYAGYFLGKNYALVEKYIDLISKIVVVGLLVAIASFIGYRLYKRSRP; the protein is encoded by the coding sequence ATGCAGGAATGGATTACAAACACAATGAATTCCCTAGGCTATCTAGGGATCGGACTACTGATGTTTTTAGAAAATCTATTTCCGCCAATTCCCTCAGAGTTGATTATGCCCCTTGCGGGCTATACTGCGACTTTGCCGAATAGCCAAATTCAAGTACTGCCTGCGATCGCTGTAGGCGTAATTGGGACGATTGTGGGAGCGATCCCTTGGTACTATGCTGGCTTGCTGTTGGGGCAACAGCGTCTGCAACTTTTGGCAGAACGTTATGGTAAGTGGATTGGGATTTCTAGTGAAGACATCGGAAAATCAGTACGGTGGTTTCAAAAGCATGGTGCAAAAGCAGTCCTTTTGGGTCGCCTTGTCCCTGGAATTCGGACATTGATTTCGATTCCCGCAGGGATTAGCAAAATGCCAATAATTCCCTTCTTTTTCTACTCGACTATTGGCACAATTGGTTGGGTATCTCTACTAACCTATGCAGGTTACTTTTTAGGGAAAAATTATGCACTAGTCGAAAAATACATAGATTTAATTAGCAAAATAGTTGTTGTTGGTCTTCTAGTTGCGATCGCCTCATTTATTGGCTATCGGCTCTATAAGCGATCGCGTCCATAA
- a CDS encoding potassium channel family protein, whose translation MLPKSSLNYQQLQPIVLQRELLQYQRTLLTNIGILVGLVVVGTLGYHLLEGWSWFDALYMTIITLATIGYGETNPLHTEGRIFTLALIIMGVISISYIAAQFTTAIANGHIYNIFQARRQKRIMESLDKHYIVCGFGRTGRQVTAEFAAEGEISFVVIDSDPIAIDQAEQAGYPALQGDAALDNTLLLAGIERAICIVAALPSDAENLYTVLSAKTLNPEIRAIARASTEESMKKLRRGGADEVISPYITGGKRMAAVALRPQVMDFVDGIIAGSNRSFYIEEYRIDEPSYVGMSLKKASLRSQTGALVLAIRRADGDIIAGPDGNTEILQGDVLISMGTPEQLRALNQILSPLHHEQNILRLPRTK comes from the coding sequence ATGCTTCCTAAAAGTTCTCTTAACTACCAACAGTTACAACCAATTGTTTTACAGCGTGAGTTATTACAATATCAGCGTACTTTACTTACTAATATTGGGATTTTAGTTGGGCTAGTAGTAGTTGGAACATTGGGCTATCACCTACTCGAAGGCTGGAGCTGGTTTGATGCCCTCTACATGACAATCATTACCCTTGCAACCATTGGTTATGGAGAAACGAATCCCCTCCATACTGAAGGACGAATATTTACACTTGCTTTAATCATAATGGGGGTGATTAGTATTAGTTACATTGCGGCTCAGTTTACAACCGCGATCGCCAATGGTCATATCTATAATATTTTTCAGGCAAGGCGGCAGAAAAGAATCATGGAATCACTAGACAAACATTACATAGTTTGTGGCTTTGGACGAACGGGGCGACAGGTCACAGCCGAATTTGCAGCTGAGGGAGAAATTTCATTTGTAGTCATTGATAGCGACCCTATAGCGATCGATCAGGCTGAGCAAGCAGGATATCCAGCTCTACAAGGCGATGCTGCTCTCGATAACACTTTATTGCTAGCAGGAATTGAACGAGCTATTTGCATTGTGGCAGCTTTACCTTCGGATGCTGAAAATCTCTACACCGTGTTATCGGCAAAAACCTTAAACCCTGAGATCAGAGCGATCGCAAGGGCAAGTACCGAAGAGTCTATGAAAAAGTTACGCCGTGGTGGGGCAGACGAAGTAATTTCCCCCTATATTACAGGCGGTAAACGGATGGCAGCAGTGGCTTTACGCCCACAAGTAATGGATTTTGTAGATGGAATTATTGCAGGTTCAAATCGCTCATTTTATATTGAGGAATATCGCATTGATGAACCGAGTTATGTGGGTATGTCTCTCAAGAAAGCCAGCCTGCGATCGCAAACGGGGGCATTGGTCTTAGCAATTCGTCGCGCCGATGGGGATATCATCGCAGGGCCAGATGGTAACACTGAGATTTTGCAAGGCGATGTACTAATTTCGATGGGAACCCCTGAACAACTCCGAGCACTCAATCAGATTCTTAGTCCTCTCCACCACGAGCAAAATATTCTCAGGTTGCCACGCACTAAATAG
- the rplE gene encoding 50S ribosomal protein L5 encodes MLTPFTEVYAKQAVPKLMEQFKYTNIHQVPKFEKVVINRGLGEAAQNAKSLEASLTEIATIAGQKPVVTRAKKAIAGFKLRQGMPVGIVVTLRRDKMNNFLDRLINFSLPRIRDFRGVSPKSFDGRGNYTLGVREQLIFPEISYDSIEQIRGLDISIITTAKTDEEGRALLKAVGMPFRES; translated from the coding sequence ATGCTAACACCGTTCACCGAAGTCTATGCCAAGCAAGCTGTTCCTAAGCTGATGGAACAGTTCAAGTACACAAACATCCATCAAGTTCCCAAATTTGAGAAGGTGGTAATCAACCGCGGTCTGGGTGAAGCTGCCCAGAATGCTAAGTCTCTAGAAGCTTCTTTAACCGAAATCGCAACGATCGCTGGTCAGAAGCCTGTAGTGACAAGAGCCAAAAAAGCGATCGCAGGTTTTAAACTGCGTCAAGGAATGCCTGTTGGGATCGTAGTAACCCTGCGTCGCGACAAGATGAATAACTTCTTGGATCGTCTGATTAACTTCTCATTACCTCGCATCCGTGACTTTCGCGGTGTTAGCCCCAAGAGCTTTGATGGACGTGGTAACTATACCCTCGGTGTTCGCGAGCAACTTATCTTCCCCGAAATCAGCTACGACAGTATTGAGCAAATTCGGGGGCTTGATATTTCCATCATTACCACTGCCAAAACAGACGAAGAAGGACGTGCGCTCCTGAAAGCAGTCGGTATGCCCTTTAGAGAATCATAA
- the rpsH gene encoding 30S ribosomal protein S8, whose protein sequence is MATNDTISDMLTRIRNATLAKHQTTAIPATKLTLSIARVLKQEGFIADFEETGENIDRRLVVSLKYEGKNRQSIIKRLKRVSKPGLRVYSNSKELPRVLGGIGIAIISTSKGILTDREARKQGVGGEVLCYIW, encoded by the coding sequence ATGGCTACCAACGACACCATCTCGGACATGCTTACACGTATTCGCAATGCCACACTTGCGAAACATCAAACAACGGCAATTCCTGCAACAAAATTGACGTTAAGCATCGCTCGAGTATTAAAGCAAGAAGGTTTTATTGCAGACTTTGAAGAAACTGGCGAAAACATTGATCGACGCTTAGTAGTTTCTCTCAAATATGAAGGCAAGAACCGTCAATCAATCATTAAGCGCCTCAAGCGCGTTAGCAAACCTGGTTTACGGGTTTACTCAAATTCTAAGGAACTACCCCGTGTATTAGGTGGAATCGGCATCGCCATTATTTCCACCTCCAAAGGCATCTTGACCGATCGCGAAGCTCGCAAACAAGGGGTCGGCGGTGAAGTTCTTTGCTATATCTGGTAA
- a CDS encoding DALR anticodon-binding domain-containing protein: protein MKFISPSLNIQTEISNSIYLAFQTSLTPSEIPINICYPKYDAHYTSPIALAISNKLSVDSLHIAEAIVKKCSQNPQIAAQWQIKVFGKGWLNICLSEQYMLSNIKILEDFLIEGIEYFQGFWVKSHIAMNDSKLPEPIQQYAYARCCALIRLAYRENLIPYEYQSEIINSPTTPNQRFTDPHEISLYMQNLAIVEFLDLDNKISLVPITPKFRSKLSRSLALSFLEFYDQCQIFGVNREIALKRLSLVRITQKLMLAIAPSEINYYMYL, encoded by the coding sequence GTGAAATTTATCTCTCCATCCCTCAATATCCAAACTGAGATCTCCAATAGCATTTATTTAGCATTCCAAACTTCGCTTACCCCTAGCGAAATACCAATCAATATTTGCTATCCCAAATATGATGCCCATTACACATCGCCAATTGCCTTAGCAATCTCTAACAAATTGAGCGTCGATTCCTTGCACATTGCCGAAGCGATCGTCAAAAAATGTTCGCAAAATCCACAAATAGCAGCGCAATGGCAGATCAAAGTCTTTGGCAAAGGTTGGCTGAATATTTGCTTAAGTGAGCAATATATGTTGTCAAATATAAAAATTCTGGAAGATTTCCTAATCGAAGGCATTGAATATTTTCAGGGGTTCTGGGTCAAGAGCCATATAGCAATGAACGACTCAAAACTTCCTGAACCAATACAACAATATGCCTATGCCCGTTGCTGCGCCTTAATTAGATTGGCATATAGAGAAAATTTGATTCCCTATGAATATCAATCAGAAATTATTAATAGCCCTACAACTCCAAATCAAAGGTTCACAGACCCCCATGAGATTAGTTTATATATGCAGAATCTCGCGATCGTTGAATTTCTAGATTTAGACAATAAAATTTCCCTTGTACCAATTACTCCTAAATTTCGTTCTAAATTATCGCGATCGCTAGCACTATCCTTTTTGGAATTTTATGATCAATGCCAAATTTTTGGAGTCAATCGCGAAATAGCCTTAAAACGATTATCCCTAGTCCGAATCACACAAAAATTAATGCTAGCAATCGCCCCATCTGAAATTAATTACTACATGTATTTATAA
- the queA gene encoding tRNA preQ1(34) S-adenosylmethionine ribosyltransferase-isomerase QueA, producing the protein MTSLPVTELEPDYSLSAYDYELPSDRIAQDPVTPRDTSRLLVIGQNRELQHCHFYDLPKFLEAGDLLVFNNTKVIPARMYGHKISGVPVEILLMEPIGHDRWLALVKPGKRLPIGSTIIFAENVKATVEGIETTTRARELQFHIPDGADLDKIIDQLGKIPLPPYVTDSHTESDRYQTIYAEVSGAIAAPTAGLHFTDQLFERLQDKGIDKAFVTLHVGIGTFRPVETEDITQHVMHNEWCEVSEETISKIKETKMRGGRVIGVGSTVARSLESSNFKAFKGKTNLMIYPGYEWKVLDGMVTNFHLPKSTLLMMVSSFLGKDGREFLMSVYQEAIAKEYRFYSFGDAMLIFK; encoded by the coding sequence ATGACTTCATTGCCTGTAACCGAACTTGAGCCTGACTATTCGTTAAGTGCATATGACTATGAGTTACCTAGTGATCGCATTGCTCAAGATCCAGTTACACCGAGGGATACGTCGCGATTGTTGGTAATTGGTCAAAATCGCGAATTACAGCATTGTCACTTTTACGATTTGCCCAAGTTCTTGGAGGCTGGTGACTTATTAGTTTTTAATAACACCAAGGTTATTCCTGCCAGAATGTATGGGCATAAAATATCGGGCGTTCCTGTAGAAATTTTGTTGATGGAGCCAATTGGTCATGATCGATGGCTAGCTTTGGTTAAACCTGGTAAGCGTTTACCAATTGGTAGCACGATTATATTTGCTGAGAATGTCAAGGCAACTGTTGAAGGGATTGAAACAACGACAAGGGCAAGGGAGTTACAATTTCATATCCCTGATGGAGCTGATCTAGACAAGATTATTGATCAGCTAGGTAAGATTCCTCTGCCTCCCTATGTCACGGATTCCCATACGGAGTCTGACCGTTATCAAACTATCTATGCAGAGGTGTCAGGGGCGATCGCAGCACCAACTGCGGGCTTACATTTTACAGATCAGTTATTTGAGAGATTACAGGATAAAGGCATTGACAAAGCTTTTGTAACTTTGCATGTGGGGATTGGAACATTTCGACCTGTAGAGACTGAGGATATTACGCAGCATGTGATGCATAACGAGTGGTGTGAAGTGTCTGAGGAGACTATATCTAAAATCAAAGAAACTAAAATGCGTGGTGGGCGTGTGATTGGCGTGGGTAGTACGGTGGCTCGCTCTCTAGAAAGTTCAAACTTTAAAGCATTTAAGGGGAAAACTAATTTGATGATTTACCCAGGATATGAATGGAAAGTATTAGATGGAATGGTTACGAATTTTCATTTGCCGAAGTCAACTTTATTGATGATGGTATCTTCGTTTTTAGGTAAGGATGGACGCGAATTTTTAATGTCTGTATATCAAGAAGCGATCGCCAAGGAGTATCGGTTTTATTCTTTTGGTGATGCTATGTTGATATTTAAATGA